The genomic DNA CGGCAGCGTCATGAGGGCCCATTCGCCCAGCACCACGCGCAGCCACTCGGTGTTCGTGCCGGTTTCGGGCAGGAAGAACAGCGCCGCCATGGCAAGGAACAGCACGCGCAGCCAGCGGATGACGCCCTGCCCCAGCATCCAGAGCGTATTACGCGCGCTGATGAGCAGGTTGAACGGGAAGAATGTCAGGAACGTGCCCAGCGCCAGCAGCAGCGGCACGGTCTGGGTGTACATCGGAACGCTGCTGATGCCGTGGCGCGACATCAGCATCGCGAAGATGCCCCCGGCAATCAATGCGGAGGCGCCGGCGCAGGCCAGCATGAACAGACTGTCGTTATGGCTAGGTTTTTCGTTCAGGTACATGGACGAGGTTCGACAGCAGCCCGCGGACGCTTCGAGCGCCCGAGACGGCACACGAATACAAGAAAACGTAACATCGGTAACAGCGAGTGTATCGCCGAAAGATGACGTTCAGGATGGTGCAAGCCTACCGGTGTGGCTTTCTCGCAGCAAGTATCGGGATGCAAACGGGGTTGCGGGCGCCCGCAACCCGCCTGGCCCTCAGCGGCCATAGGCGTCGTCGAAACGCACGATATCGTCCTCGCCCAGGTAGGAGCCCGACTGCACCTCGATGAGCTCCAGCGGAATCGCGCCCGGGTTTTCCAGGCGGTGCGTCACGCCCAGCGGAATGTAGGTGGACTGGTTCTCGGTCAGCAGGAAGCTCTCGTCTCCGCGGGTGACCTTGGCCGTGCCCTTGACGACGATCCAGTGCTCGGCACGGTGATGATGCATCTGCAGCGACAGGCGGGCACCCGGCTTGACGGTGATGCGCTTGACCTGGAAGCGGCTGCCCTCGTCGATGCCCTCGTACTGCCCCCAGGGCCGGAAGACCTGCCGGTGCGTCGATGCCTCGGGCCGCTCGGCCTTGCGCAGCCGCTCGACCAGCTTGCGGACATCCTGCACGCGGTCACGGGCAGCCACCAGCACGGCGTCGGAGGTCTCCACCACCACCAGGTTATCGACACCCAGGGCAGTGACCAGGCGCTTGCCGCCATAGACATACAGCCCGCGGCAATCCTCGGCCAGCACGTCGCCATGCAGCACGTTGCCCGCGTCGTCCTGCGGCGCGATCTGCCACAGCGCCGCCCAGGAACCGATGTCGCTCCAGCCTGCGTCCATCGGCACGACGACCGTGTCGCCGGCCCGCTCCATGACCGCGTAGTCGATGGAATCCGACGGGCTGGCCTTGAAGGCCTGGGCGTCGACCCGCAGGAAGTCGCCGTCGCGGCGCGTGGCGGCCATGGCCTGCCGGCAGGCCTGCAGGATGTCCGGCCGGTGGCGCTCCAGCTCTTCGAGGTAGCGGCTGGCGCGCATGAGGAACATGCCGCTGTTCCAGTAGTAGTCGCCGCTGGCCAGGTAGGCGGCGGCAGTCTCGGCGTCGGGCTTTTCCACGAAGGCCTGCACGTCGCGCACCACGCCCTCGCCTTCCTGCGCGGCGCGGATATAGCCGTAGCCGGTTTCTGCGTAGGTGGGCACGATGCCGAAGGTGGTCAGCCGCCCGGCGGTGGCCGGCGCGATGGCGGCCTGCACCGCCTGGCAGAAGGCCGCCTCGTCCGTCAAGGCATGGTCCGAGGGCAGCACCAGCAGCAGGGCATCGCCTTCCCGAGCCACCGCTTCCAGCGCGGCCAGCGCGATGGCGGGCGCCGTGTTGCGCGCGGCGGGCTCCAGCAGGATCGACGCGGTTTCCACCCCGACCAGGCGTAGTTGTTCCGCCACGACGTACCGGTACGCTTCGTTGGTGACGACCAGCGGGTCCGCGGGCGACAGGCCTGCCAGGCGCAGCCAGGTGGCCTGCAGCGGCGAACGCTCACCCAGGACCGGCAGGAACTGCTTGGGATAGGTTTCCCGGGACAAGGGCCAGAGACGGGTGCCGGCGCCGCCAGCAAGCAGGACAGGAAGCAGACGCAGTGAGGCGGGGGAAGACATCGCGATCATCCTTTTGTTCGGACTCGGTTCGACACGGACTGAAGGACCGCCTTGCAGCATGCGGCCGGGAATGCAGGCATGCTAACCCGCTCGATGTGCCGCCCTTACGGTTCGGGGCGGGCGAATATACCGGGAATTGGGGATTGCGCACGCAAACATGACGTGAATGGCGCGTAATTCACACAAAAATAGTTGATACAAGCTGAAAAATGTATAGAATCCAAATGTTGCTGTGACGCGTCCACTCCCCTTTCCCTCAAGGAAACCAGAGACGCGAGCAACGTTCAAGACGCAAGGTCATGCCTCAAGAATGCGACCAGAAAGTCGCAGCTCCGCCTTGCCATTTGGCACCACTTGCCATCATGACGGATTCCTTCGCGTTCGAGCGCTCTCTTGCCGCTCCGCTTCATGGCGTCGTCTTTCCCCCGCTGCACCCTCGCCCCAAGCGCGCTTCGCGTACCTGGGCCGTTCCGCCCTGCCCGCGCCGAATCTGACGGTCGGCTATCCCGCGTCATTTTCTTACGCCCCTCCGTTAAGCAAGGACCACCGTGGAAAACCCGCTCTTCGACTATTACCGCAATCGCCAGGCCCCGCTGCAGTGGCGTGGCGCCCTGGGCGCCCTGGCCCAGTCCCTGACGAACCATTTCTCGCCCGAGCAGTTGCGCACGCTGCTGCGCGAGGCCGGCCAGCATTTCGCCAGCCAGCACCCGGTACAGGCCGCCGAGACCGTGCAGTCGATGCAGGACGCGATGAACGGCGTCTGGACGACGCAGGACTGGGGCTGGGTCGACATCCATGACCTCGACAGCTTCCTGACGCTGACGCATTACGCCGCGCCGCTCGAATCCGCATTCGGCGCGCAGAACCTTGCCTGGAGCGCCGCCTTCCTGGAAGGCGTCTACGAGCAATGGTTCCGCCAACTGGGCGCGAGCGATGCCTTGCACGTGCGCCAGAGCGAGGAAAGCGATGTCCGCAAGGCCATCGTGCTGCGCCTGGGCCGTTGATTTGCCAGACTCGCCGGGCCAGCCCGGCGGGCACTCACTGAGGGAGAATGCCATGAGCACTTCCAGCGACATTTCGAATCTCTTCGGCAAGTTCGGGGGCCATCCCGAGCACTACCAGGAACTGGACAACGCCAACCGCGCCCAGGACTCGCGCGCGCGCTGGTCGCTGCTGTCGGCCGTCCCGGGCATCCCGGAAGCCACGCATGCCGGCGATGATCCCGACGCGCAGGTCTATGGCGATCCCTCTCCTCACGGCCAGAACGTCGAAGTGGTGCCGCCGCGTCCTCGCATGGCGCCCCTGCCCGAGCGCCACCCCGGCCACCCCGGCCCCCGCGCGCACCCGCCCGTGGCGCCGCTGACGGCGTCCGAGCCGCCCGCCGCCCCCGCCATCGCGCCGGCGGCGCCGGTCGTGCCCATGCACGCGGGTCCCACCCCGCCCGTGCCGGTTGCGCCCGTGACGCCCCCCGCTGCCCCGGCCACCGTTGCATCGCCGCACATCCCGGCCACGCCGCTTGCGGCCAACGTGGGCAGCCCGGCCGTGGCCGCCGGCAATGGCTTGCAAGCGACCTTCGACCGGCTCGCCGGCCTGGCGCCCGCCGCGGCGCCCGCGGCAAGTGCGCCTCCCTCCCTGTTCAAGCGGCTACTGAACCCGTGAAGATCATCACCATCGTTTCCGCCAAGGGCGGTGTCGGCAAAAGCACGGTCTGTGCCAACCTGAGCGTGGCCCTGCATCAAGCCGGCCTGGCCGTCCTGGCGCTGGACCTCGACCCGCAAAATGCGCTGCGCTTCCACATCGGCAGCAACCCCAATGCGCCCGAAGGCGTCGCGCGCGCCAGCCTGAACGGCCAGGACTGGCGCCACGTCTGGGCGCCCGGCCCCTCGGGCGTCTACCTGCTGCCCTACGGCGCGGTCAGCGAACCCGAGCGCGAAAGCTTCGAACAACAACTGAAGAACGACCCGCAATGGCTGCGCCGCAACCTGGCATCGCTCGGCCTGCCGCCCGACGCGGTCATCATCATCGACACCCCGCCCGGCCCCTCCACCTATCTGCGCCAGGCGCTCTCGGTGGCTCATCTGGCCGTCGTGGTCACGCTGCCCGACGCGGCCTCGTACGCCACGGTGTCCCAGATGGAAGAACTGATCCGCAACTATTGCTCGGGCCGGCCGGATTTCCACGGCCACTATTACGTGCTGAACCAGGTCGACCAGACGCGTGAACTGTCGCGCGACGTCACGCAGATCCTGCGCAACGCGCTGGGCGCGCGCCTCATCGGCCGCATCCACGCCGACCAGGCGGTGGCGCAGGCGCTGGCAAGCGGCACCCATGCACTGGCCTACGACCCGGGCTCGCAAAGCACGCAGGACTTCGTGGACTGCGCGCGCAACATCGCGGCCCGCCTCACCGCCATCCGGAACGTGTCGCCATGAGCCGCCAGGAAACCACGGGCAGGCAGAAGCCAGCCACGGGCTGGACCCTGCGCGCGGGCAACGCCCTGCTCAACCTGCGCATCTGGAATTCGCCCTGGGCGCACTGGGCGGCCCTGATCATGGCGGGCCTGCTGTTCCTGCTTCTGATCAGCGTGCCGCTCGAAGCCACCGAGCAGGCCATCTTCGCGCTGATCTGCTTCGTGGTGACCCTGCTGCTGTCGCGCGTGGCCGGACGACTGGCCACGCTGATGATGATCATGCTGTCGGTCGGCGTGTCGCTGCGCTACATGTACTGGCGCGTGACGTCGACGCTGGGCTTCGAGACGCCGCTGGACATGCTGTTCGGCTATGGACTGGTCATCGCCGAGTTCTATGCGCTGACCGTGCTGCTGCTCAGCTACTTCCAGAGCGCCTGGCCGCTGCGCCGCCGTCCGCTGCCCATGCCGGCCGACACCCGCAACTGGCCCACCGTCGACGTTTTCATTCCCACCTACAGCGAACCGCTGGAAGTCGTGCGCCAGACCGTGCTGGCCGCCATGTCGCTGGACTGGCCCGCCAACAAGGTGAAGGTCTACCTGCTGGACGACGGCCGCCGCCCGGAATTCCGTGAATTCTGCGAACGCGTGGGCGTGGGCTACATCACCCGCCCCGACAACAAGCACGCCAAGGCCGGCAACATCAACGCCGCGCTGAGCAAGACCGACGGCGAGTTCGTCGCCGTGTTCGACTGCGACCACGTGCCCACGCGCTCCTTCCTGCAGATCAGCATGGGCTGGTTCCTGAAGGACCCCAAGCTGTCGATGCTGCAGACGCCGCACGTGTTCTTCTCGCCCGATCCGTTCGAGAAGAACCTCGAGACCTTCCGCAACGTGCCCAACGAAGGGGAACTGTTCTACGGCCTGATCCAGGACGGCAACGATCTCTGGAACGCCACCTTCTTCTGCGGTTCCTGCGCCGTGATGCGCCGCTCGGCCATCGCGGAGATCGGCGGCATCGCCACCGAAAGCGTGACCGAGGATGCCCTGACGGCGTTGAAGATGAACCGTGCCGGCTACAACACGGCCTACCTGGCCGTGCCGCAGGCAGCCGGCCTGGCCACGGAGAACCTGTCGCGCCACATCGGCCAGCGCATCCGCTGGGCGCGAGGCATGGCCCAGATCATCCGCCTGAACAATCCGCTGCTCGGCCGCGGGCTGAAGCTGGGCCAGCGCCTGTGCTACCTGAGCGCCACGCTGCACTTCTTCCACGGCCTGCCGCGCGTGGTGTTCCTGACCGCGCCGCTTGCCTACCTGTTCTTCGGCGCGCACGTGTTCCAGGCATCGGCGCTGCTGATCGCGCTCTACGCCCTGCCCCACCTGGTGCACGCCAGCGTCACCAACTCGCGCATCCAGGGCAGGTTCAGGCATTCGTTCTGGAACGAGGTGTACGAGTCCGTGCTGGCCTGGTACATCATGCGTCCCGCCCTGCAGACCCTGATCCAGCCCCACCGCGCGCGTTTCAACGTGACGGCCAAGGGCGGCGTGATTCCCGAAGCGTATTTCGACTGGACGCTGGCGCGCCCCTACCTGGTGCTGCTGGTGTTGAACCTGCTGGGCATGACCGTGGGCGTGCTGATGCTGGTGCTGGCGCCGGGCGACACCGACCACACGCTGACCGTGGCCGTGAACCTGGCCTGGACGGCCTACAACATCGTCATCACCGCGGCCAGCGTGGCCGTGGCGGGCGAGGTTCGCCAACTGCGCAGCACGCCGCGCGTGTCGGCCGACCTGGCTGCCACCGTGCACCTGGCCAACGGCCGCACCCTGGCCTGCCGCACCACCGACTTCTCGCAGGGCGGCGTGGGCCTGACGCTGCCCGGCAACGCGCAGATTCCGCTTGGCGAAGCGCTGCACATCTCCCTGTATCGGGACGAAGAAGAAGGCGTCTTCCCCGGCCAGGTCACCTTCAGCAAGCCCGGCCACCTGGGCGTCGGCTTCCGTGACCTGTCGATCCAGCAGGAGCTGGACCTGGCCCGCGTGACGTTCGCGCGCGCGGACACCTGGGCCAATATGTGGGGGCAGAACACCCCCGATTCGCCGCTGATGGCGTTGCGCCACGTCTGCCGCATCGGCATGCGCGGCCTGTCGCTGATCACGCTGGAAACCTTCTCGGGCGCGCGCCGCGCCGTCCGGGGAGCCGCAACCCGCACCGCAAGCGCTGCCACGCGCACCGCCCGCGCCGCCACCCGCCTGGGGTCGGCAAAACGATGAACCAGGGATCAGGAAAAAAAGTGCAAGAACACTCGACCCGTCGGCTGCTGCCGTCCTTGCTGTCCAGCCTGCTCGCGCTGGGCCTTCACGCCGGCGTCGCCCACGCCGCGCCTGCTCCCACGGAAGCGTCAGCCGAATCGGCGCCCGCGGATCCCGCCCACGATCCGGCTGCCTTGACCGCCGAAGCGCCCGCGCCCCTGCCTGCCGGCGCCTATCAATACGAGATCTCGCTGCGCGAACTCGGCGCCCGCTTCCCCATCCGGCTGGCCGGCGTGGACAGCAGCAACACCGTGCGCTTCAGCACCCGCGCCGACGAGGAATTGCTGGGCGCGCGGCTGAAGATGGACTATGCCTATTCGCCGTCGCTGATCACCGAGCTGTCGCACCTGAAGGTGCTGGTCAACGACGAAGTCACCAGCACCCTGGCCCTGCCCAAGGAAGAGGCCGGCTCGCAGGTCAGCAAGGAAGTCGAGCTGCCGCCCAAGCTGGTGCGCGACTACAACCGCCTGAACCTGCAGTTGATCGCCCACTACACCATGGAGTGCGAGGATCCCCTGCACTCCAGCCTGTGGGCCAACGTCAGCAACGACACCAAGCTGGCGCTGACGGTCGCCCCCATCGAAATGCCCAACGACCTGGCGATCCTGCCGCGTCCGTTCTTCGACGCGCGCGACGTGCGCCGCCTGAAACTGCCCTTCGTCTTCGCCGCCACGCCTGACAACGCGACGCTGGAAGCCGCCGGCACGCTGTCGTCGTGGTTCGGCGCGCTGGCCGGATTCCGTGGCGCGCAGTTCAGCGCCCACGTGAACGCCATTCCCGCCCAGGGCAGCGCCATCGTGCTGCTGACCGGCGGCCAGCGCCTGGCCGGCGTGGACGCGGGCGACATCACGGGCCCGACCCTGCAGATGGTCGCCAATCCGAACGATCCCTACGGCAAGCTGCTGCTGGTGCGCGGCCGCAATGCCGAGGAACTGAAGACTGCCGCGGCCGCCGTCTCGCTGGGCACCCAGACCCTGACCGGCGAGCGCGCCACGATCACCAAGCTTGAGCCCCGCGCCGCGCGCCGTCCCTATGACGCGCCGAACTGGCTGCGTTCGGATCGCCCGGTGCGTTTCGGCGAGCTGGTGGCCACGCAGGACCTGAACGTCGCCGGCTACCGTCCCGACGTCGTCAACGTGGACCTGCGCCTGCCGCCCGACCTCTTCGCCTGGCGCGACAAGCACATCCCGATCAACCTGAAGTACCGCTACACGCCGCGTCCGGCCGCCGACCAGTCCACGCTGAACGTGCAGGTCGAAGGCCAGTTCCTGCGTTCGCTGCCGCTGCTGCCCGAGACCACCGGCGCCTATCGCCGCCTGCACGCGCCGCTGTCGGAAGCCGAAGAACTGATCATGATGCCGGTCTCGCTGGCCGGCGCCCACAGCACGCTGCAGTTCCTCTACTTCTACGACTACGTGAAGCAGGGCGAGTGCCGCGACGTCATCATCGACAACGTCCGTGGCGCGATCGAGCCGGATTCGACCATCGACATCTCGGGCTTCTCGCACTACCTCGCCATGCCCGACCTGTCGGCCTATGCACGCTCGGGCTTCCCCTTCACCCGCCTGGCCGACCTGGCC from Orrella dioscoreae includes the following:
- the bcsQ gene encoding cellulose biosynthesis protein BcsQ, with the translated sequence MKIITIVSAKGGVGKSTVCANLSVALHQAGLAVLALDLDPQNALRFHIGSNPNAPEGVARASLNGQDWRHVWAPGPSGVYLLPYGAVSEPERESFEQQLKNDPQWLRRNLASLGLPPDAVIIIDTPPGPSTYLRQALSVAHLAVVVTLPDAASYATVSQMEELIRNYCSGRPDFHGHYYVLNQVDQTRELSRDVTQILRNALGARLIGRIHADQAVAQALASGTHALAYDPGSQSTQDFVDCARNIAARLTAIRNVSP
- the bcsA gene encoding UDP-forming cellulose synthase catalytic subunit; this encodes MSRQETTGRQKPATGWTLRAGNALLNLRIWNSPWAHWAALIMAGLLFLLLISVPLEATEQAIFALICFVVTLLLSRVAGRLATLMMIMLSVGVSLRYMYWRVTSTLGFETPLDMLFGYGLVIAEFYALTVLLLSYFQSAWPLRRRPLPMPADTRNWPTVDVFIPTYSEPLEVVRQTVLAAMSLDWPANKVKVYLLDDGRRPEFREFCERVGVGYITRPDNKHAKAGNINAALSKTDGEFVAVFDCDHVPTRSFLQISMGWFLKDPKLSMLQTPHVFFSPDPFEKNLETFRNVPNEGELFYGLIQDGNDLWNATFFCGSCAVMRRSAIAEIGGIATESVTEDALTALKMNRAGYNTAYLAVPQAAGLATENLSRHIGQRIRWARGMAQIIRLNNPLLGRGLKLGQRLCYLSATLHFFHGLPRVVFLTAPLAYLFFGAHVFQASALLIALYALPHLVHASVTNSRIQGRFRHSFWNEVYESVLAWYIMRPALQTLIQPHRARFNVTAKGGVIPEAYFDWTLARPYLVLLVLNLLGMTVGVLMLVLAPGDTDHTLTVAVNLAWTAYNIVITAASVAVAGEVRQLRSTPRVSADLAATVHLANGRTLACRTTDFSQGGVGLTLPGNAQIPLGEALHISLYRDEEEGVFPGQVTFSKPGHLGVGFRDLSIQQELDLARVTFARADTWANMWGQNTPDSPLMALRHVCRIGMRGLSLITLETFSGARRAVRGAATRTASAATRTARAATRLGSAKR
- a CDS encoding mannose-1-phosphate guanylyltransferase/mannose-6-phosphate isomerase, with translation MIAMSSPASLRLLPVLLAGGAGTRLWPLSRETYPKQFLPVLGERSPLQATWLRLAGLSPADPLVVTNEAYRYVVAEQLRLVGVETASILLEPAARNTAPAIALAALEAVAREGDALLLVLPSDHALTDEAAFCQAVQAAIAPATAGRLTTFGIVPTYAETGYGYIRAAQEGEGVVRDVQAFVEKPDAETAAAYLASGDYYWNSGMFLMRASRYLEELERHRPDILQACRQAMAATRRDGDFLRVDAQAFKASPSDSIDYAVMERAGDTVVVPMDAGWSDIGSWAALWQIAPQDDAGNVLHGDVLAEDCRGLYVYGGKRLVTALGVDNLVVVETSDAVLVAARDRVQDVRKLVERLRKAERPEASTHRQVFRPWGQYEGIDEGSRFQVKRITVKPGARLSLQMHHHRAEHWIVVKGTAKVTRGDESFLLTENQSTYIPLGVTHRLENPGAIPLELIEVQSGSYLGEDDIVRFDDAYGR
- the bcsP gene encoding cellulose biosynthesis protein BcsP, encoding MSTSSDISNLFGKFGGHPEHYQELDNANRAQDSRARWSLLSAVPGIPEATHAGDDPDAQVYGDPSPHGQNVEVVPPRPRMAPLPERHPGHPGPRAHPPVAPLTASEPPAAPAIAPAAPVVPMHAGPTPPVPVAPVTPPAAPATVASPHIPATPLAANVGSPAVAAGNGLQATFDRLAGLAPAAAPAASAPPSLFKRLLNP
- the bcsD gene encoding cellulose biosynthesis protein BcsD, which produces MENPLFDYYRNRQAPLQWRGALGALAQSLTNHFSPEQLRTLLREAGQHFASQHPVQAAETVQSMQDAMNGVWTTQDWGWVDIHDLDSFLTLTHYAAPLESAFGAQNLAWSAAFLEGVYEQWFRQLGASDALHVRQSEESDVRKAIVLRLGR
- the bcsB gene encoding cellulose biosynthesis cyclic di-GMP-binding regulatory protein BcsB yields the protein MQEHSTRRLLPSLLSSLLALGLHAGVAHAAPAPTEASAESAPADPAHDPAALTAEAPAPLPAGAYQYEISLRELGARFPIRLAGVDSSNTVRFSTRADEELLGARLKMDYAYSPSLITELSHLKVLVNDEVTSTLALPKEEAGSQVSKEVELPPKLVRDYNRLNLQLIAHYTMECEDPLHSSLWANVSNDTKLALTVAPIEMPNDLAILPRPFFDARDVRRLKLPFVFAATPDNATLEAAGTLSSWFGALAGFRGAQFSAHVNAIPAQGSAIVLLTGGQRLAGVDAGDITGPTLQMVANPNDPYGKLLLVRGRNAEELKTAAAAVSLGTQTLTGERATITKLEPRAARRPYDAPNWLRSDRPVRFGELVATQDLNVAGYRPDVVNVDLRLPPDLFAWRDKHIPINLKYRYTPRPAADQSTLNVQVEGQFLRSLPLLPETTGAYRRLHAPLSEAEELIMMPVSLAGAHSTLQFLYFYDYVKQGECRDVIIDNVRGAIEPDSTIDISGFSHYLAMPDLSAYARSGFPFTRLADLAETAVVMPDGAGELDLAAYLTLMGRLGESTGYPGTAVTVTQAANVQAVADKDLLVIDSGKQPLTREWRERMPANLAGESHGFSISDLMARSFGWLSPDPREREVKTRAEIAQQTRGASNLLTGFESPLKRGRSVVVVSASNPDGLEAVTTALMQDRYSGSRISGSVSLVRDNQVTSLTGEHTYYVGSLTIVESLYWFFSRHPVLLLLLGLVSVVLLAVVVYFALRARAKQRLQA